The proteins below come from a single Synechococcus sp. WH 8101 genomic window:
- a CDS encoding DUF192 domain-containing protein, protein MELPPAQSPPQQLPLEARWCVADRRDACVLLEVADEPQEQRLGLMQRPALRPLRGMWFPFRPSRPLRFWMFNTIAPLDMVFVRDGQVLAIQRDVPICRAQPCPSYWADADGNGRADFADGVIELGAGEATRLGVKVGLPVRIESIAPVVAPRRSASTHVEE, encoded by the coding sequence ATGGAGCTGCCGCCCGCCCAGTCGCCACCGCAACAGCTGCCCCTAGAGGCACGCTGGTGCGTGGCCGATCGCCGTGATGCCTGCGTGCTGCTTGAGGTAGCCGATGAACCCCAGGAGCAACGCCTGGGACTGATGCAGCGACCGGCCCTGCGACCGCTAAGGGGGATGTGGTTCCCGTTCCGACCCTCACGGCCGCTGCGCTTCTGGATGTTCAACACGATCGCCCCACTCGACATGGTGTTCGTGCGCGATGGCCAGGTGCTGGCGATTCAGCGCGATGTGCCCATCTGTCGGGCTCAACCTTGCCCGTCCTACTGGGCGGATGCGGATGGCAACGGCCGGGCCGATTTCGCCGATGGCGTGATCGAGCTCGGCGCCGGCGAGGCGACCCGGCTGGGCGTCAAGGTCGGCCTGCCGGTACGGATCGAGTCGATCGCTCCGGTTGTGGCGCCACGCCGATCCGCCTCAACGCACGTCGAAGAATGA
- a CDS encoding DUF4114 domain-containing protein, giving the protein MTTTYAYFVDNLKATLEAGAIPTDVVPIGELSPGARADLIKDGRVVGMSCALNDRQFKGRNLWPLIASLMPTSITDGNRQQVAQSILKAVLTYPGEFLSRSETQPNGQGGYSIWAQDFEFAPGGLSQDDVDQVYAGVIAVLWAGRQVLGDEARIIPVPSSSLFKNLGNPDIATLLSSSGLLAPLQLTNLPLTNSQKGANGQWNVLSVLRHNGLIDGFLGQQYSSNNPDALPGSISTDTRAFDGQDNLPYAILSSIQQLQSSSLDGPPWSSHYDGAMPFQAGVYFPDTIPANFNPATDLIPQQDGLISSAIATLQDTPDDVLLDLRSLDPLQRLTVNVGASREADFQSRVGFYVVQDADGAVIDPVSGALIRPGDADYQQAALSPRNSVTPLQGLEAEDDGSSDRQDTLQGGALIAPVVEVLEPGKEAIYFAFDAANPDGFNHFRRLGSNRIGMEDLPGGGDQDFNDLTMTFSFFDVR; this is encoded by the coding sequence ATGACCACCACCTACGCCTATTTCGTCGACAACCTCAAGGCCACTCTGGAGGCGGGCGCAATCCCCACGGATGTGGTGCCGATCGGAGAGCTCAGCCCCGGGGCGCGCGCTGATCTGATCAAGGACGGGCGGGTGGTCGGCATGTCGTGCGCGCTGAACGATCGCCAGTTCAAAGGACGGAACCTCTGGCCCCTGATCGCCAGCCTGATGCCCACCAGCATCACGGATGGCAACCGCCAGCAGGTGGCGCAATCAATTCTCAAGGCGGTGCTCACCTACCCGGGCGAATTTCTCAGCCGCTCGGAAACGCAGCCGAATGGCCAAGGCGGCTACAGCATCTGGGCCCAGGATTTTGAATTTGCACCCGGAGGTCTGAGCCAGGACGACGTGGATCAGGTGTACGCCGGCGTGATCGCCGTGCTCTGGGCCGGTCGGCAGGTGCTGGGCGACGAGGCCAGGATCATCCCAGTTCCCTCCAGCAGCCTCTTCAAAAACCTGGGCAACCCCGACATCGCCACTCTGCTGAGCAGCTCCGGTCTACTCGCGCCTCTCCAGTTAACCAACCTTCCCCTCACCAACTCCCAGAAGGGAGCCAATGGCCAGTGGAACGTGCTCTCGGTGTTGCGCCACAACGGCCTGATCGATGGCTTCCTCGGCCAGCAATACAGCAGCAACAACCCGGATGCGCTGCCAGGGTCGATCTCCACCGACACCCGCGCGTTCGACGGCCAAGACAACCTGCCCTACGCCATCCTCTCCTCGATTCAGCAGCTGCAATCCAGCAGCCTCGATGGCCCGCCCTGGAGCAGTCACTACGACGGGGCGATGCCCTTTCAGGCCGGGGTGTATTTCCCGGATACGATCCCAGCGAACTTCAACCCCGCCACAGACCTCATCCCCCAGCAGGATGGCCTGATCAGCAGCGCGATCGCCACCCTGCAGGACACGCCAGACGATGTGCTCCTCGACCTGCGCAGCCTCGATCCCTTACAACGGCTCACCGTGAATGTGGGCGCAAGTCGCGAGGCGGATTTTCAGTCTCGGGTGGGGTTCTATGTGGTCCAGGATGCGGATGGCGCTGTCATCGATCCTGTCAGCGGCGCCCTGATCCGCCCTGGCGATGCCGACTATCAACAGGCTGCCCTCTCCCCCCGCAACAGCGTGACGCCGCTGCAAGGACTGGAGGCCGAAGACGATGGCTCCAGCGACCGGCAGGACACCCTGCAGGGAGGAGCGCTGATCGCCCCGGTGGTGGAAGTGCTGGAACCTGGCAAGGAGGCGATCTACTTCGCCTTCGACGCCGCCAATCCCGATGGTTTCAACCATTTCAGGCGCCTTGGCAGCAACCGAATCGGCATGGAGGATCTGCCCGGCGGTGGCGATCAGGACTTCAACGACCTGACGATGACGTTCTCATTCTTCGACGTGCGTTGA
- the cbiE gene encoding precorrin-6y C5,15-methyltransferase (decarboxylating) subunit CbiE, with amino-acid sequence MIEVIGTDAGAPATLAAPQQQLLREAALIAAPRRLHSALAPWLGDHHPATLLASDSPLQLCNQLQALPRSTRAVVLASGDPLWFGIGRTLMERLGADRLRFQPAPSSLQLAFSRLGRPWQDAQWLSLHGRDPLALAQHLQQRPKALAVLTDPSRGGVEEVRTILRSSGLDTTYALWLFEALGHADERVQQLHPPDPSPSTLHPLHLVVLLAVPPSAPPPERLPLFGLEDGLFLQHDDRPGLMTKREVRIQLLADLELPDRGVLWDLGAGTGSVGLEALRLRSGLQLLAIEQRGGGARLIHANAERLGVRPAAVLEGDALALLQGGETAADALPKSLQRPDRVLLGGGGRARAALLETVLQRLQPGGVVVIPLATLEALAELRPLLETAGCQVNLSQLQSWRGQPLAGGTRLAPMNPVLVLKGRLPGA; translated from the coding sequence ATGATCGAGGTGATCGGCACCGATGCCGGCGCACCCGCCACCCTGGCGGCGCCGCAGCAGCAACTGCTTCGTGAAGCTGCGTTGATCGCCGCACCCCGGCGTCTGCATTCAGCACTGGCACCCTGGCTTGGCGATCACCACCCGGCGACGCTGCTCGCCAGCGATTCCCCTCTTCAGCTCTGCAACCAACTCCAGGCCCTGCCGCGGAGCACGCGGGCGGTGGTGCTCGCCAGCGGTGACCCACTCTGGTTCGGCATCGGCCGCACCCTGATGGAGCGCCTGGGGGCCGATCGGCTCCGGTTTCAACCGGCACCGAGCTCCCTGCAGCTGGCCTTCTCCCGGCTCGGCCGCCCCTGGCAGGACGCCCAATGGCTCAGCCTGCATGGGCGCGATCCCCTGGCGCTGGCGCAACACTTGCAGCAACGGCCCAAAGCCCTGGCCGTGCTCACCGACCCCAGCCGCGGCGGCGTGGAGGAGGTGAGAACGATCCTGCGCAGCAGTGGGCTGGACACCACCTATGCGCTCTGGCTGTTCGAGGCCCTTGGGCACGCGGACGAGCGGGTGCAGCAGCTGCACCCCCCGGATCCATCCCCCAGCACACTCCATCCCCTGCATCTGGTGGTGCTTCTGGCGGTGCCCCCCAGCGCCCCGCCACCGGAACGCCTGCCCCTTTTCGGCCTTGAGGACGGCCTCTTCCTGCAACACGACGACCGCCCAGGACTGATGACCAAACGGGAGGTGCGCATCCAGCTGCTCGCCGATCTCGAGCTGCCGGATCGCGGTGTGCTCTGGGACCTGGGGGCCGGGACCGGCAGCGTGGGCCTGGAAGCCCTGCGCCTCCGATCAGGCCTGCAGCTCCTGGCGATTGAACAACGGGGCGGCGGGGCGCGCCTGATCCATGCCAACGCCGAGCGCCTCGGGGTGCGGCCAGCGGCCGTGCTGGAAGGAGACGCCCTGGCCCTGCTGCAAGGCGGCGAGACTGCTGCCGATGCGCTCCCCAAGTCACTGCAACGCCCCGACCGAGTGCTGCTTGGCGGGGGAGGCCGGGCTCGAGCCGCCCTGCTCGAAACGGTGTTGCAGCGCCTGCAGCCCGGCGGCGTGGTGGTGATCCCCCTGGCCACCCTCGAAGCCCTGGCCGAGCTACGACCGCTCCTGGAGACAGCCGGCTGCCAAGTGAACCTCAGTCAGCTGCAGTCCTGGCGGGGTCAGCCCCTGGCCGGTGGCACCCGGTTGGCGCCGATGAATCCGGTGCTGGTGCTCAAGGGGCGCCTGCCGGGGGCTTGA
- a CDS encoding DUF3764 family protein, which yields METHVLTFTINKSFAEWVATYDASKPLQAAAGITSLYRGVSKEDPTKVCAVMQAEPGIMEAFMSDHAELVASSGHVLESTVSQVFI from the coding sequence ATCGAAACCCACGTGCTCACGTTCACCATTAACAAGAGCTTTGCTGAATGGGTGGCGACCTATGACGCCTCGAAGCCATTGCAGGCAGCGGCTGGCATTACCTCCTTGTATCGGGGCGTGAGTAAAGAGGATCCCACCAAGGTTTGTGCTGTGATGCAGGCCGAGCCCGGGATTATGGAAGCGTTTATGAGTGATCACGCTGAGCTGGTCGCTTCCTCGGGCCATGTACTGGAGAGCACGGTGAGCCAAGTGTTCATCTGA
- a CDS encoding GH116 family glycosyl hydrolase, translating to MAPLGLSALRSLLGRRKQAKRWQPPEASWSRPFGLGWDRPYTVRYASNLDDGPNHGMPLGGFGAGCFGRAPDGSFNLWHLDGGEHWFGVLPDCQFALFERNGSSTRAHALAVKPGADASRPDGGEPLAAWDWYPASTPERCTGTYASRYPLSWTSYEGVYDAEVRCEAFSPIVPGDYQRTSYPVAVFVWTLRNPTTKPLDLSLLLSWRNTTGWFTNTDASAEVHFRDDGSPEHNYAPAIGKTDGQRNRWVDDGALQGVVLEGNVSTPIAEGEGQWCIATAQQPGVTIHRCSRWNPHGDGNELWSSFRANGSIPDSNNDRRSGHNDPLSAALAVQCQLAPGQSIEIPVVISWDLPVTAFATGSSALRRYTDFFGAEGHQAAAIAAEALRDWSQWKQQIEAWQQPVLERSDLPEPVRMALFNELYDLCSGGSLWSAATPTDPYGRFGVLECIDYAWYESLDVRLYGSLALLQLWPELDKAVLRSFARAIPAADATQRPIGWYFTQGKGRVEADRKVKGATPHDLGAPNEQPWDATNYTAYQDCNLWKDLASDYVLQVWRTFKLSPSGEDINFLAECWPAAVEALIYLKGFDINNDGLPDNGGAPDQTFDDWPLKGVSAYCGALWIAALEAALAMGQQLQLATGLDTAAEQHTFSTWLEQSRANFDTLLWNGEYYDIDAESGTPVVMADQLCGDFYARLLKLPAVVSDANCRSTLKAVKESCFEKFQGGRLGVANGLRRDGTPLDPQGTHPLEVWTGINFGIASYYRLMDDTSTALAITSAVVNQVYAGGLQFRTPEAITAVNTFRACHYLRAMAIWGLWATHTDWQRIPGAERG from the coding sequence ATGGCGCCGCTCGGACTCTCTGCTCTGCGTTCGCTGCTGGGCCGTCGCAAGCAAGCCAAGCGTTGGCAGCCGCCCGAGGCGAGCTGGAGCCGGCCGTTCGGCCTCGGTTGGGATCGCCCCTACACGGTTCGCTACGCCAGCAACCTCGATGATGGCCCTAACCACGGCATGCCACTGGGGGGCTTTGGAGCGGGCTGTTTCGGCCGCGCTCCCGATGGCAGCTTCAACCTTTGGCATCTCGATGGCGGTGAGCATTGGTTCGGTGTGCTGCCCGATTGCCAATTCGCTCTGTTTGAACGGAATGGCAGCAGCACGAGGGCCCATGCCCTGGCGGTGAAACCCGGGGCGGATGCCTCGCGTCCGGATGGTGGTGAGCCCCTGGCCGCCTGGGATTGGTATCCCGCCAGCACGCCCGAGCGCTGCACCGGCACCTATGCCTCCCGCTATCCCCTGAGCTGGACCAGTTACGAGGGCGTGTATGACGCCGAGGTGCGCTGCGAAGCCTTCAGCCCCATCGTGCCGGGGGATTATCAGCGCACCAGCTACCCGGTAGCTGTGTTCGTGTGGACCTTGCGCAACCCCACCACCAAGCCGTTGGATCTGTCGTTGCTGTTGAGCTGGCGCAACACCACCGGCTGGTTTACCAACACCGATGCTTCCGCCGAGGTGCACTTCCGGGACGATGGCAGCCCGGAGCACAACTACGCTCCTGCGATCGGCAAGACCGATGGGCAGCGCAACCGCTGGGTTGACGATGGTGCCCTTCAAGGCGTGGTCCTGGAGGGGAACGTCTCCACTCCGATCGCCGAAGGCGAGGGCCAGTGGTGCATCGCCACTGCACAACAGCCGGGGGTGACGATTCATCGCTGCAGCCGTTGGAATCCCCACGGTGATGGCAACGAGCTCTGGAGCAGTTTCCGCGCTAACGGCTCGATTCCCGATAGCAACAACGACCGCCGCAGCGGCCACAACGATCCCCTCAGTGCCGCCCTGGCGGTGCAGTGTCAGTTGGCACCGGGCCAGAGCATCGAGATTCCGGTGGTGATCAGTTGGGATCTGCCGGTCACGGCCTTTGCGACAGGCAGCAGTGCGCTGCGCCGCTACACCGATTTCTTTGGCGCAGAAGGCCATCAGGCCGCGGCGATCGCCGCCGAAGCGCTGCGCGATTGGTCGCAGTGGAAGCAGCAGATCGAGGCTTGGCAGCAGCCGGTGCTGGAGCGCAGTGATCTGCCGGAACCGGTGCGGATGGCTCTCTTCAACGAGCTCTATGACCTCTGCAGCGGCGGCAGTTTGTGGAGCGCGGCGACGCCCACGGATCCCTACGGTCGCTTCGGCGTTCTCGAGTGCATCGACTACGCCTGGTATGAAAGTTTGGATGTGCGCCTTTATGGATCCTTGGCGCTGCTGCAGCTCTGGCCGGAACTCGATAAGGCGGTGTTGCGCAGTTTTGCCCGGGCGATCCCAGCGGCCGATGCCACGCAGCGGCCGATTGGTTGGTATTTCACCCAGGGCAAAGGGCGCGTGGAGGCCGACCGCAAGGTGAAGGGGGCGACCCCCCACGATCTGGGGGCACCGAATGAGCAGCCTTGGGATGCCACCAACTACACCGCCTATCAGGATTGCAATCTCTGGAAAGACCTGGCCAGCGACTATGTGCTCCAGGTGTGGCGCACGTTCAAGCTGTCGCCCAGCGGCGAAGACATCAACTTTCTGGCGGAGTGTTGGCCCGCGGCCGTGGAAGCCCTCATCTATCTCAAAGGCTTCGACATCAACAACGATGGCTTGCCCGACAACGGCGGCGCCCCGGATCAGACCTTTGACGATTGGCCGCTCAAGGGTGTGAGCGCCTACTGCGGCGCCCTCTGGATTGCGGCCCTGGAGGCGGCCCTGGCGATGGGGCAGCAGTTGCAGCTGGCCACGGGCCTGGACACCGCCGCCGAGCAGCACACCTTCAGCACCTGGCTGGAGCAATCCCGCGCCAATTTCGACACGCTGCTCTGGAACGGTGAGTACTACGACATCGATGCTGAGAGCGGCACACCGGTGGTGATGGCCGATCAGCTCTGCGGTGATTTCTACGCTCGTTTGCTGAAGCTGCCAGCGGTGGTGAGTGATGCCAACTGCCGCAGCACCCTCAAGGCTGTGAAGGAAAGCTGCTTTGAGAAGTTCCAGGGCGGCCGCCTCGGGGTGGCCAACGGCCTGCGCCGCGATGGCACCCCGCTCGATCCCCAAGGCACCCATCCGCTCGAGGTGTGGACGGGGATCAACTTCGGCATCGCTAGCTACTACCGCTTGATGGACGACACCAGCACCGCCCTGGCGATTACCTCCGCCGTGGTGAACCAGGTGTATGCAGGCGGGCTGCAGTTCCGCACCCCCGAAGCGATCACAGCGGTGAATACCTTCCGCGCCTGCCACTACCTGCGGGCGATGGCGATCTGGGGACTCTGGGCCACCCACACCGACTGGCAGCGGATCCCCGGGGCTGAACGCGGGTAA
- a CDS encoding DUF3122 domain-containing protein gives MGVLRRLLVSVLAAVMLVLLTPGAAIAQVHEHQDENGAPMVRSLESLRDLDYQSWQAVAYRTGKPGNPVVLRIVGYPGKLRLEHPAPLLVQAGVKEWQLDDITLENSVLASDGREAAAEFALDPLLNDLSNNRPLRLFLPGVFNELPVPPYVVGEWREVQTEPLG, from the coding sequence ATGGGTGTGTTGCGGCGTCTGCTGGTGTCCGTTCTGGCGGCGGTGATGCTGGTGTTGCTCACGCCAGGGGCGGCGATCGCCCAGGTGCATGAGCATCAGGATGAGAATGGTGCGCCGATGGTGCGCAGCCTCGAAAGCCTGCGCGATCTCGACTATCAGAGCTGGCAGGCGGTGGCTTACCGCACCGGGAAGCCTGGCAATCCTGTGGTGCTGCGCATCGTGGGCTATCCCGGCAAATTGCGGCTCGAGCATCCCGCCCCGCTGCTTGTGCAGGCCGGCGTGAAGGAGTGGCAGCTGGATGACATCACCCTTGAGAATTCCGTCTTGGCCAGCGATGGTCGTGAGGCAGCTGCCGAGTTCGCCCTCGATCCCCTGCTCAACGATCTCAGCAACAACCGGCCGCTGCGTTTGTTCCTGCCTGGAGTGTTCAATGAGCTGCCCGTGCCTCCCTACGTGGTGGGTGAATGGCGTGAGGTGCAGACGGAGCCTCTCGGTTGA
- a CDS encoding type II toxin-antitoxin system VapC family toxin produces the protein MQLLLDTHLLIWAMGSPERLDPALVAMIEDPRNTPVFSVASLWEVVIKQALGKPDFQVQPELLRRALLEGGWRELSVQSHHVLAVAQLPPLHRDPFDRLLVAQAQTEGLLLTTADEQLSRYPGPIRRM, from the coding sequence ATGCAGTTGCTGCTCGACACCCACCTGCTGATTTGGGCTATGGGCTCACCCGAACGTCTGGACCCAGCCCTGGTGGCCATGATCGAAGACCCACGCAACACACCGGTGTTCAGCGTGGCCAGCCTCTGGGAAGTGGTGATCAAACAGGCGCTGGGCAAACCCGATTTTCAGGTTCAACCAGAGCTGTTGCGACGGGCGCTTCTGGAAGGCGGTTGGCGGGAGCTGAGCGTTCAAAGCCATCACGTGCTGGCTGTTGCGCAACTCCCGCCCCTCCATCGCGATCCTTTTGATCGGCTGCTGGTCGCCCAGGCACAGACCGAAGGACTGCTGCTGACCACCGCAGACGAGCAACTCAGTCGCTACCCGGGCCCGATCCGCAGGATGTGA
- a CDS encoding type II toxin-antitoxin system Phd/YefM family antitoxin encodes MRKVNMHEAKTHLSRLVDEAAAGEAFLICKAGRALVQVTALDATASSTKQKSRLGLLKGHCQVPDDFDQLGDDVIPELFEGR; translated from the coding sequence ATGCGGAAGGTCAACATGCACGAAGCGAAAACCCATCTCTCGCGGTTGGTGGACGAAGCCGCCGCGGGGGAAGCCTTCCTGATCTGCAAGGCAGGACGCGCGCTGGTCCAGGTGACCGCTCTGGATGCCACGGCATCCAGCACCAAGCAGAAATCCCGCCTTGGCCTACTCAAGGGGCATTGCCAGGTCCCCGATGACTTTGACCAACTGGGCGACGACGTGATCCCCGAGTTGTTTGAAGGCCGCTGA
- the ribD gene encoding bifunctional diaminohydroxyphosphoribosylaminopyrimidine deaminase/5-amino-6-(5-phosphoribosylamino)uracil reductase RibD, which yields MRRALQLAALADGHTSPNPLVGAVVLDAAGTLAGEGFHARAGDPHAEVGALAQAGERAKGGTLVVTLEPCCHHGRTPPCTEAVIQAGIRRVVVALNDPDPRVAGGGLQRLRDAGVEVIPGVLEAEAAHQNRAFVHRVKTGRPWGLLKWAMSLDGRTALPNGASQWISGAAARAWVHRLRAHCDAVIVGGGTVRADDPLLTSRGLRTPEPLRVVLSRSLDLPAAARLWNTAEAPTLLASGPAVEAVDGESGPLLEALGAAGVMATALQRCEPLALLEQLASRGCNRVLWECGSALAAAALQQGCVQELAVVIAPKLLGGLAARTPLGELGFTAMDQVIPLQDQTLQWLERDAVVQALVLPL from the coding sequence ATGCGCCGGGCCCTGCAGCTGGCGGCCTTGGCCGACGGTCACACCAGCCCCAACCCCCTGGTGGGCGCCGTAGTGCTCGATGCCGCTGGCACCCTTGCGGGGGAGGGCTTCCACGCCCGGGCAGGTGACCCCCACGCCGAGGTGGGGGCCTTGGCCCAGGCCGGCGAGCGCGCGAAGGGCGGCACGCTTGTGGTGACCCTCGAACCCTGTTGCCATCACGGCCGCACCCCTCCTTGCACCGAAGCCGTCATCCAGGCAGGGATCCGCCGGGTGGTGGTGGCGCTCAACGATCCCGATCCTCGCGTGGCTGGCGGTGGCCTGCAGCGTTTGCGTGATGCCGGCGTGGAGGTGATCCCCGGGGTGCTCGAGGCCGAGGCGGCCCACCAGAACCGCGCCTTTGTGCATCGGGTCAAGACCGGGCGCCCCTGGGGGCTTCTCAAGTGGGCGATGAGCCTGGATGGCCGCACGGCCCTGCCCAATGGCGCCAGCCAGTGGATCAGTGGCGCTGCTGCGCGCGCCTGGGTGCATCGCCTGCGGGCCCACTGCGATGCGGTGATTGTGGGGGGCGGCACCGTGCGTGCCGATGACCCCCTGCTCACGAGCCGCGGACTGCGCACACCTGAACCGTTGCGAGTGGTGCTGAGTCGCTCCCTCGATCTGCCTGCGGCAGCCAGGCTCTGGAACACGGCCGAGGCCCCCACCCTGCTGGCCTCTGGGCCAGCCGTGGAAGCAGTCGATGGCGAGAGCGGTCCGTTGCTGGAGGCGCTTGGCGCCGCCGGAGTCATGGCCACGGCCCTGCAACGCTGCGAACCCTTGGCTTTGCTAGAGCAGCTGGCATCACGCGGTTGCAACCGGGTGCTCTGGGAATGTGGATCGGCCTTGGCTGCGGCTGCATTGCAGCAGGGCTGCGTGCAGGAGCTGGCGGTGGTGATCGCCCCGAAACTGCTGGGGGGCCTTGCAGCGCGCACCCCCCTCGGCGAGCTGGGATTCACGGCGATGGATCAGGTGATCCCGCTCCAGGACCAGACCCTGCAATGGCTCGAACGTGATGCTGTGGTTCAGGCCCTAGTGCTGCCGCTGTAA